A stretch of DNA from Hydra vulgaris chromosome 03, alternate assembly HydraT2T_AEP:
AAACCAGCATTCAGTATTTGCAGACCAAATTTCCTAAAATCAATGACGCCAAAGTTAAAGAGGGCATTTTCGTGGGGCCCCAAATACGAGAACTGATGCTGGATGAAACGTTTTCGGGAACGATGGATCAATATGAACTTGCAGCATGGGATGCATTCAAACGGGTGTGCCAGGGATAACTTGGAAAACATATTGCACCAAATTACGCTGATTTGGTAGACAGATTAATTGTATCCTATCAACAACTGGGTTGTAACATGTCGCTGAAGCTCCACTTTCTTCATTCCCATCTTTCCTTCTTCTCTGTCAATGGAGATGTATATGATGAAAATGGCGAGCGCTTTCATCAGAGTATTGCCACAATGGAAAGCAGATACAAGGGAAAGTGGAGCCCCGCCATGCTTGCAGATTACTGCTGGAATTTGCAGCGCGATGAACCCGATGCAGCATTCAAACGCCAGgctaaatacaattaaatacaaGTAAACAATTTGTGTTAAAAGTGATAATAAACATGTTCATACACTTATTCATATGTATAGAAAAATGCATCTTACGTTACATCTTTAAATcgatattacaaaaaattgtgACGTGCTGCAGCATAACTGATTACATATTTGGAATCAGCACGTCTGAATTAATAAAGATAACCTAAtttggttcttgtttttttcaaaaagttaaaaattgttgtacagtgttattattgcaattaaaagAAGTCATAAAGTATCGTAGTGCAATTTGGTAacgttaaaatttaaattccagTAATTTTATATGCAAAATAAGTTCATTTATACTTTGTTTCAGAGGCGTCTCGAGAGATGGGGGGGGGGCATAGAGATGTCTCCCCCTACGAGATTTATTAGCAGTAGGGGTTTTAAGGTAGTAGCCCTCCCACTCTCTTCCCTTCCTTGGgactattttttagaaatattcttatgtaaattgactattatacagAATTGGACTATTGAACTGACGAAtgaaattgactattatacgtaattatacgtatatgaacttgattattacactaaagtacaaaaaatttaaaaaaaagttgcttataaatgaaaacttttttgggCCTTTTTTTTTGACCTTTTCAGCCCCCTCCTTGGCGAGTGACAAAACCCGCCCCTGTttattagtcggcaaattgaACACTAAAGTCGGAAAAATTGGATCTATTGTCGGCAGTCGGTAAATGTCAGCAAACGaggaccattttttttttttagatcttaGCAGGAAAAACTTTTATAGGACTTACTcggtaaaaaatacatacttatcCCCACCCCACCCCACCCCACCCCCACCCACCTTCCTTTAAAacctcttcgggacggccctgctttatttacataatatagaaaatggtaaataatttttttgtggaAATATTGGCcagatttttcttaattttataagaaatttaaaaaaatatataatttgtcaCACTTTGCTCTAAACTTGGGGTGATGTCGCAACACtgtttaaattgattaataaacattaatcaaaattaaaacaaaataaaaaaaaaacgtttaaataaaatagaaactttagaaaaactattttcttttttttaaaactaactttttgtaaatttgttacAGTTAAGGTGGCTACccactatttaaataaaatctttaaacgaACCCTTTTATCCCCccatatttaaacatttcaattgGATTGGAAtcaaataagataaataaatacaaaaaattgataattttaatattacgtCATTAATTATGCGTATAATTAACTCAAAAATAGCATATTTTCTAACAAGGATAACTAGTTGcagaactttcaaaattaagtgaaacttttcaaaaaccttgcttctTATATGAACTGTGTGCTgagtcaaaaataaaactgatatttttatttaattcactgAAATTTACAATTTAGTATAAATCCCTAAAAAATGACCCCATTGAcccaaatttttaatttgaatgggataccatagtatatatatttttgactcAGCACATTCATCTAACTAAGTTTTATCtctgtaaaaaatttcaaagaaaatattgaacaaaacCAAAGATATCTTTGTTAGAAGGTAGAAAATCTTTAAATAGAGAAAAAcgcattggaaaaaaaaatattcaaaaataaaagctaCAAATTCAAATATGGTCTGAGTTTAGTACTTTTGACCAATGTCATTTAGGTCGGGAATAACTTAACAGTGTTGATAAGAACTTGGTTAAGGTACAGTAAAAATATGGAGAAAAAGTGCATATTAGTTCTGGAGAAAAAAAGTTCCAACTGTCACTAAGGCCGTTGCTAAGGAACTTTTGGATGTTTACCCCTTTTTAAGGAACAAAATTAGGgcaaacttataaatttttcttccattgttatatatttcattgtttataaaggttaaaatttccaattaatagaaagaaattttttttttagacttttaatAGTGGGTAGCCACCTtaagatgtaaaaatataaaaatattattgtccCATTTTATTGTCCATATGGCTATCATTGCCATatagattttagaaatttttagaaCATTAATGTTCTCAATTTTTTCCTTATCATGGCTAATCATTTTGagaatgtatttaaaaaaaaaatttgggcaaAATGTTGACTAAAACTTGTCATTTTATTACCTCAGTTTAATTGAAATATAGCAGGCTTCAATATAACAgacaaaatataaattctagaacataaaatttatggtaaaaaaaaacacttgattttaGGCGCAAAACAATTCCATGAAAAAAAAGCCATGTAAAAATGTGATAACACTTCATACTACAGTGATAACACTTCATACTACAATGATAACACTTTATACTACTGTGATAACACTTCATACTACTGTGATAACACTTCATACTACTGTTATAACACTTCATAGTACTGTGATAACACTTCATAGTACTGTGATAACACTTCATACTACTGTGATAACACTTCATACTACCGTAATAAAACTTCATACTACCGTGATAACACTTCATAGTTTTTGTcgattattaaaacaataatcaCACCTTTTGTTTCGCATatattgaacaaaattttatacttttaattataaaactaaatattgttGTCAAGGTAACATggataaataataatcaatccACTTTACCGCATTTTCAAACTTTGCGCAATACATAATATTTTCCtgaactataaaaaattaaagtaagtttttcagataaaaacttaaaacaagtttaaggtataattttatgattattttaaatattaaagtattcaCATagaaaaaagtgacaaaaaatgTTGACATCATCTGATACTCTACGTATTTAAACATTCTTTCATAATCGGTATTGCATCATCAATATTCTTTATTTCTGGGTAAGTCCTTAAAAcccataaaattttatcatattgaTCTGGAAATAGTTCTCGAAGCTGTTCTACAAGTTCAATTTTCAATGAACCCGGTGCATGACGAGTCTCCTCCTGCGTTTCTGGAAGTGTCGGTGTATTGcgataatagttttttataggATAAAAGTTCCCATGATTATATTGTCTCTGGTATAATCCCATACCCCATTGTTGCATTGGGCTAAAATCATCAGATGATAGACGGCTGTTACTTCCATATTCACCGGAAAGTGGCCTACTTTCACTGCTATAACTATACTCTCCAGAAGATGGTCTGCTGCTAAAATCTGACGATAAAGGCCTACCTACGTAATCACAGTTAGTTTGTATGTTAgaattagttttattacttcCTAATTCACCAGATCTGCAATGCGGCGGTACAAGTAAATATTGAGGGGTAAAGTGATCACCactaaacttttgtttatgAGAATGTTCCAttgaaaaactaatttcattatttatattgtatatagcATTAATATTTTGCGAGATATTAATATTTCCTTGAAAAGGTGGTCCACTTATAGGACGTGAAAAGTCGTTATTTTGGACGTAAATAAACCTATGCAAAGAATGAGGAGGAGATACGTATAACTGTTCAAGGTTAGGTAAGCTTATTGGTCTTTGTTTGCCGTCAAGTGCTGCTGAAAAACTTTGTCCAGGATCAGAACGAGGTCGTGATCCACTATTAGTTTCTTGCGGCTGATTGGGTAGTGGTGGTAAaggttttttcataaatgaacCTGTAAACCGACGTTCAGGGTGATAGAACTTGCATTTTGGTCCAAATGTACACTTCTTTCCGTATGGACAAAATTGTATTCcttttttttcaacactttttttcaaaaattcgtTTAACGTTGGCCCATGTCGACCAAGAGGATCATCAGGTGGCATAAAAATATCGCCAGCAAAGGTGTACATTAAAAGacgtttattaataaaatctttccATTCGTGCATATCTCTTTGTATATCTCTAAAATGATCATTAGAGACAATTATACCATCAGTCTCAACGGCTAATCGAACAATATATCTATCATCGTAGCATTGAATAAGCTTTCCACCTACACGTCTTGATGGAGTAAAACTCAAAACTCCATCATCGCTCAACTTCGTTAAAATTTCTTGATCAATTATAGGTGTATTTTGTTTTGAGGATTCATTTCTCCAGTTCGGTACAAAAACAGTTACTGCATGGCCTCGTTTTTGAAACCAGTTTACGACAATAGCAATGCCTCGACATGAGAAGACTTGATTGTTGCCatgactataaattaaaaataataaaacccaTATAAAAGATTTACTAAAACCAATAGAAAGTAAAGGAAGATAAAAGTTGACGCTGGTTTTGTAACTCATTAAAGAATATGATTGTTTGCATCGGaatgaaaagaattttaaaactttgttaaagttattataaaagtataatttttttaatattcgaAGAAAAGAAAGTTTCTGTTGGAATTTGTCAAGGATTAGTTATAAACAAAAGACGATTGGTTAACcttgattgttttatttatgagtatattttttatttagctcaaaaaaccttttaattcaTCTCTTTCTGGCAACCCTAGTtgataaattgttttcattgccctaaaattattttaatagcaAAAGTATAAACGcacataaaatttatctttctaCCGTGTCCAAGCACAAGTTTACTTTAGCACTCCAGCACCAGTGCCTtgattttaccaaaaataacagtttaaatttaattttcatgcaAACGGTTTCTTTATTATGATTtgtcatgtttttatttattacatatatatataaaatattttaaaaagttaaaaacataagtaaaaagtaacacttattactattaaacattatattattactaaaatttgtttatttgttaaaaaaaactactgttttagaaaaacaattttctatttttatgctCGTTTTTTTCTTCgacattttaaatgaaaaatttatttttattttctctatatatataacgctaaaatatgttttaaacgctaaaataaacattaaacaatgatGACGTTTTGTAAACATACATAATagcatttttaaagtttcaacacaaattgtttttttataatacaagatatatatgtaatagaaaaaaattattttttgttacaaagtCTGTTATACAATTTTCAGTATAACAGactttgtaacaaaaaattgtaaaacaattttggGATACATAACATCTTACTAACGTATTTTTTACcacaaaacatattattttgaaataaaaaacatgttactttttgatacaaaatatgTTCTTATGTGAAAAAAACCATGTTATAAGgttatacaaaacattttattatcctatactaaaatgttattatgTGATTCAAAACACTTTTTGTGATGCGCTATAGTTATTTTGCTTGGTAGATTTGTTTGTGACATACGAAATAAAGTATGATATGTAACTCTCAACATATTTACATTTCACAAAAGCAAATGAACCAAACAATATCACATGTAATAAAACAAGTCATGTATATCTTACAAAATCACAAGTATTCCCTTAAACCACACATATCATATAAAATACCatatttattacttaagtaACTGTATGAAACtgcatattttattagttattgcATTAATCACAATAAACTTTAGCAAACTAtcatataatacatatttaatgATATCCAACTAAAAACATGCATGTGCTTTTTATTACGTTATTATGATCATGTTATGAGCAGTACTACTATTATCAAGGGATACAAAGATATCTCTCAAAGAAATTATTAAGGGTTACTAAGAGACCTATCAGAGACATTATTAAGGGATACTAAGGGATCTCTCAGAGAAATTAAGAGCCAACCTTcttagcaataatttttttttatttcaaatgcaaATCTTTCTGCAAGCTTTTATTTCCAAAAGAAAGTAACCTGGGAATAAAAAGAATCAGAATTTCGTAAAGACCCTGTGTAccaaaaaaaactacttttgcACATTATTTATGTACAGTACCTGTAAAATCAGGAAGGCAATGGTGCACAGTTTGTAACCAAAACTGTAGCTGCAgcaataaataaacttttttcttacaGCATAAAGTAACTGGTTTTAATTTTCTGTTGTTggttatttctaaatataagaACTACAAATCAATTAACCAGTCAAAATCAAAAACTGTGTGTTAAACcttcaataaattaaattttcatgctctttttttaaccactaattttttaatttaggtaaaGTCTAGCCCAAACTTTTTAAGGTACAAAGAAAGTAAACTTTACTAAATATAGGTTCGATGAGGATATAGAGATATAGATTTAAAATGAAACGAAGAACTTGATTCACCTTATTTGAACGGCATAAAagaacatgttttaaaaactgtttttaaaaatttacctcATTGCAACATTTGATCCATCAACTACCACGTGACGCAAAAATGCAGTTCCTGTATTTGATGGGGTTGTTACAGATTCATAAAAAGTTGACAAATCAGATgaattttcaaaagatattcCGTCTCTTTGTGAATTTGCAGCTTTTATTAGTTCATGTAGTAATTCATTTTGATCTACGGTATCTGGTCCTAGCTTTTTCATAGCTGATTTTACTTGGCTATCACTGTAGCCAAGTTTTCTTGCGTATTCCATTAGATCACTATCAATAATATCGTTGAAGCCTTTTTCTGAAAGACTTCGATTTAATTCTTCTCTATCAAGCAGTGAATCTCTACTTAGACTTATATCGTCACTTAAATCTTCGTCAACAGTCAAAATACTGGATCGAGTTCCGTAAGATATATCAGAATTTTCGTCGTGAAAACAATCCAAGCCgctattacattttatatatattccacTATCTCTTCCAATAGACGATGCTGTATCATCTGTATCagtttcagaaattttttcgtcaataaacttttttacaatttcttcaACAAAACACGAAGCTTTTGTTACGCTTGATATTGAGCCAGATATTTCAACTTCTTCCAAAGAGTTAAATGCAATATTTGCAGTCGTTTCTTTCTCAAGATTTGATAACTTTTCTCCGTTTGTACCACACAGTAAATAATAAACTGGAGGAGGGAAACTTATTCTCACAACTTCTTCCGGTGATGACAAGCCCTTCACGTACTCCTTAAGAAGAAGTAAAagcttgtaaaatatttttttaaagtaaaaacaaaacaacatatATTAAtggctagaaaaaaaaaacatattaaaatgaTCCGTATATGTCACTGTGGATAAATGTACACTCGCTGGTCGGCGgtcttataaacaaaaattcaatgtaaataactttgaaatgcaaacaaaaaacataggttTCACGGATTTAGAAAACAATCGTGAAAATAATTGTCATAAAAcaagtgttttttaataacaaacccTTGCTTTAACAACGTTTTCATATTCTTGGCCTTGTATTTCCAACCATACTCCAGCCATATACATAAATTGCTTGCCTTTCGCTGATGTGAATTTAAGTTCgacaaaaaacagttttttgacATGTTCAGCAAAAAGTTTTACTCTGTCAATACTCGaatcttttataaatacatctaaTGTCGACAGTTTATTTTTATCCATGTTCTGaatgattttctttatttacactGTTATCGTGTTCGTGTTTATGAAAGACATTCTTAGCGCTAATAACTACATCACTCGGTTTTCATGTCAActcattcaaagttttttgtcaTCACACCCGTTGTGAATAGTGCAttcaaaatgttgtaaaataaGGACCAGATACTTTTTCGAATCAATATCAACAAGATATAGTTCagctcaaaattattttacacacAAAGAATTTTGTTTGATCTTAATTAGGATTACAAATAgtctttcattaaaaatttgtcaGATTGATCAAAAATAGCTAAAACGAGAGATATGAAATATCTATTGGCAAGATAGCAAGATGGCAAGATAGGAAATATCTATTGGCAAAAGAAGtcttaatattttctttgtttttaaatatatgtttgtttttgagCGATTTATATTTTAGAGAATTACTAAAATTATCGGAAGTAACTTATACAAGTTATAATCGATTACTATGACGCTTTTTTCCGCAGTCAAAcctttatttaaacattaattttaatgtttaaacattaattttaatgcttaaacattaattttaatgatttcttttagtgtttttatagctattattattattattattattattattattattattattattattattattactactagtattattatcatttattttattgttgttattgctattgttgttattgctgttgttgttattattttgattattattattgttattattgtgattgttgttattattattgttattattattattattattgttggtattgttattattgttattattattattgttattatataatatttctcTTTAGTTCATTTAGTAttagaagtttttgttttcttttttaatttattaagtttattagatttttttttcttttgtctttAAACAGGATTAATTTGTCGTAAAATGTCGCGTATATTTGAAAtcgtttttttaatcttttataattaaatattcataCCAATGCGTACTACTACAATGTATTtgaaacaaaactttttcaaagacaaaaaatacttttcaataataCTTTCTTAATCGATTAGTTGCGTTACAAACCATTTTTTGATTTCCATATTATATCCAACGTTATGAATGAAATTTGGTATTATTTCATTTGAAAGAATCATCAAACCAGGGgcaaataaagtatttatttaagaaagagaggttttgtttttctttaggGGGTTTTGCATTCCTCCtcctccttaaaaaaaaaatacagttgtAAGACctctttatatattatgttgtgttttaaagtttatttagtaTCGCCCCTAGTTACAATTCAAAACGTTTCATGTCCAATATAATCCTCTTAAGTggttccttttttttctttcagggAAAACTTGCAACATGCTAAAGCGACATGGCTTTTCTCCAATGTATTAACCTTTTATGTCCAAGTTGTGACTGGATTAAGTCTTAATATAACTTAACCAACACTAAACTAtatgaaaataacataattCAGGATTGAAAAACTTTTGACATTATTGTGTTAGCATTTATCGAGTTTCTCGAAATTAAATGTGGTTTTAGCGCTTTGAATACTTTCCCCtcaataatgaaataaaaaattgtttaacaaaagaACCATCCCACAAACTCTGAAAAGTTATTAGAGATTCTTACAAGGAAATAGCAGAGTGCAGAATGAGAACTACTGTTGAAGCTACACATATTGACGGTGTTGATATTAAACTATGCATTcgtattttataaacttgtttaaGTACCCCGAATTACATTTATATGCAAAGTTTTctataatttaattaacatcAATTGAAAGAAGGTGGCTGTGTTTATTGAAAGAAGTGTGGTTGTGTTAATTGAAAGAAGTGTGGCTGTGTTAATTGAAAGAAGTGTGGCTGTGTTTCACTGAATAGTGACAGCTATTATAAGTCAAAACTATGTAGAACTTATTTAGAACTTATAGAAAATGTAGCATATAAATGTAATTCGGAGTACTtaaatatgtttacaaaaaagcGACTTTATTTATCAAATCACTGCGAAATAGAATTGCTATACTGTCTATGGGTGTACCTATCATCAGACAACTCATCAGATAAACTTCAGCCCATCATATACTTCAACCAAACATATACTTTAAACCTATCATTTATTTCTACCCATTCACGAAAAAGTATAAACAGAGGAGGAATAAATGTTCAGATACAataattaactttaag
This window harbors:
- the LOC100198679 gene encoding uncharacterized protein LOC100198679 isoform X1, encoding MDKNKLSTLDVFIKDSSIDRVKLFAEHVKKLFFVELKFTSAKGKQFMYMAGVWLEIQGQEYENVVKAREYVKGLSSPEEVVRISFPPPVYYLLCGTNGEKLSNLEKETTANIAFNSLEEVEISGSISSVTKASCFVEEIVKKFIDEKISETDTDDTASSIGRDSGIYIKCNSGLDCFHDENSDISYGTRSSILTVDEDLSDDISLSRDSLLDREELNRSLSEKGFNDIIDSDLMEYARKLGYSDSQVKSAMKKLGPDTVDQNELLHELIKAANSQRDGISFENSSDLSTFYESVTTPSNTGTAFLRHVVVDGSNVAMSHGNNQVFSCRGIAIVVNWFQKRGHAVTVFVPNWRNESSKQNTPIIDQEILTKLSDDGVLSFTPSRRVGGKLIQCYDDRYIVRLAVETDGIIVSNDHFRDIQRDMHEWKDFINKRLLMYTFAGDIFMPPDDPLGRHGPTLNEFLKKSVEKKGIQFCPYGKKCTFGPKCKFYHPERRFTGSFMKKPLPPLPNQPQETNSGSRPRSDPGQSFSAALDGKQRPISLPNLEQLYVSPPHSLHRFIYVQNNDFSRPISGPPFQGNINISQNINAIYNINNEISFSMEHSHKQKFSGDHFTPQYLLVPPHCRSGELGSNKTNSNIQTNCDYVGRPLSSDFSSRPSSGEYSYSSESRPLSGEYGSNSRLSSDDFSPMQQWGMGLYQRQYNHGNFYPIKNYYRNTPTLPETQEETRHAPGSLKIELVEQLRELFPDQYDKILWVLRTYPEIKNIDDAIPIMKECLNT
- the LOC100198679 gene encoding uncharacterized protein LOC100198679 isoform X2, whose product is MDKNKLSTLDVFIKDSSIDRVKLFAEHVKKLFFVELKFTSAKGKQFMYMAGVWLEIQGQEYENVVKEYVKGLSSPEEVVRISFPPPVYYLLCGTNGEKLSNLEKETTANIAFNSLEEVEISGSISSVTKASCFVEEIVKKFIDEKISETDTDDTASSIGRDSGIYIKCNSGLDCFHDENSDISYGTRSSILTVDEDLSDDISLSRDSLLDREELNRSLSEKGFNDIIDSDLMEYARKLGYSDSQVKSAMKKLGPDTVDQNELLHELIKAANSQRDGISFENSSDLSTFYESVTTPSNTGTAFLRHVVVDGSNVAMSHGNNQVFSCRGIAIVVNWFQKRGHAVTVFVPNWRNESSKQNTPIIDQEILTKLSDDGVLSFTPSRRVGGKLIQCYDDRYIVRLAVETDGIIVSNDHFRDIQRDMHEWKDFINKRLLMYTFAGDIFMPPDDPLGRHGPTLNEFLKKSVEKKGIQFCPYGKKCTFGPKCKFYHPERRFTGSFMKKPLPPLPNQPQETNSGSRPRSDPGQSFSAALDGKQRPISLPNLEQLYVSPPHSLHRFIYVQNNDFSRPISGPPFQGNINISQNINAIYNINNEISFSMEHSHKQKFSGDHFTPQYLLVPPHCRSGELGSNKTNSNIQTNCDYVGRPLSSDFSSRPSSGEYSYSSESRPLSGEYGSNSRLSSDDFSPMQQWGMGLYQRQYNHGNFYPIKNYYRNTPTLPETQEETRHAPGSLKIELVEQLRELFPDQYDKILWVLRTYPEIKNIDDAIPIMKECLNT